One Microbacterium sp. zg-B96 genomic region harbors:
- a CDS encoding PH domain-containing protein yields MTQPISFAGRPLTPAPGAPTPELKVARLRGHARRLFWSALVLIAVAGAVGYFYGNVPVPFEEWMLPTAAAALVLLLVVLPFLVWFSRTYTITTRRVIARSGLLTTHRNELAHARGYTIRERRGPLQRLWGAGTLILSNGVDAPLVMKNVPAVSLVHEVLADQVEVSQILAHRDSHAIPTVTQAPGPPPPLPGR; encoded by the coding sequence GTGACCCAGCCGATCAGCTTCGCCGGACGCCCGCTCACGCCGGCGCCCGGTGCGCCGACCCCTGAACTGAAGGTGGCGCGGCTGCGAGGGCACGCCCGCCGCCTGTTCTGGTCCGCGCTCGTGCTCATCGCCGTCGCCGGTGCAGTGGGCTACTTCTACGGCAACGTGCCCGTGCCGTTCGAAGAGTGGATGCTGCCGACCGCCGCCGCCGCGCTCGTGCTGCTGCTGGTGGTGCTGCCGTTCCTGGTCTGGTTCTCCCGCACGTACACGATCACCACCAGGCGCGTCATCGCCCGATCGGGACTGCTCACGACCCACCGCAACGAACTGGCCCACGCCCGCGGCTACACGATCCGCGAGCGCCGCGGTCCGCTGCAGCGGCTGTGGGGGGCGGGCACGCTCATCCTGTCCAACGGGGTGGATGCGCCGCTGGTGATGAAGAACGTGCCGGCGGTGTCGCTGGTGCACGAAGTCCTCGCCGACCAGGTCGAGGTGAGCCAGATCCTCGCGCACCGCGACTCGCACGCCATCCCTACCGTCACCCAGGCGCCCGGTCCGCCGCCGCCGCTCCCCGGCCGCTGA
- a CDS encoding biotin--[acetyl-CoA-carboxylase] ligase has product MTLPTEGFPLAAAVSPRLQIVESTGSTNADLVRDVERDPAGHPHLSVLLTDDQRAGRGRLDRSWTTPAGTALAVSVLVRVAGLPAHARGWIPLIAGAAMTRAVTQVLRGQSHEVRLKWPNDVLLNGGKVCGILAEVVPGDPAAVVIGAGVNTTMQPVDLPVPTATSFAAVGVTVDVDDLLARYLRGLDEHLQKLLIAGGDAAASGLRAEIEQLCETIGHDVSVGMPDGGVLVGKAVRLDGDGRLVVEVAGVETVVSAGDVVHVR; this is encoded by the coding sequence ATGACGCTCCCCACTGAAGGCTTCCCGCTGGCCGCGGCCGTCTCGCCGCGGTTGCAGATCGTCGAATCCACCGGCTCCACCAACGCCGACCTCGTCCGCGATGTCGAACGCGACCCCGCCGGGCACCCGCATCTGTCGGTGCTGCTCACCGACGACCAGCGCGCCGGGCGCGGCCGCCTGGACCGGTCCTGGACCACTCCGGCGGGCACCGCGCTGGCGGTGTCGGTGCTCGTGCGGGTGGCGGGGCTGCCGGCGCACGCCCGTGGCTGGATCCCCCTCATCGCCGGGGCGGCGATGACGCGCGCGGTGACCCAGGTGCTGCGCGGCCAGTCGCACGAGGTACGGCTGAAGTGGCCGAACGACGTGCTGCTGAACGGCGGCAAGGTGTGCGGCATCCTCGCCGAGGTGGTCCCCGGCGACCCGGCCGCGGTCGTCATCGGCGCCGGCGTGAACACCACGATGCAGCCGGTCGATCTGCCGGTGCCCACGGCGACGTCGTTCGCGGCGGTCGGGGTCACCGTCGACGTCGACGATCTGCTGGCGCGCTACCTGCGCGGACTCGACGAGCACCTGCAGAAACTGCTGATCGCGGGCGGCGACGCTGCGGCATCCGGATTGCGTGCAGAGATCGAGCAGCTGTGCGAGACGATCGGCCACGATGTGTCGGTGGGCATGCCCGACGGTGGCGTGCTGGTGGGGAAAGCGGTGCGCCTGGACGGCGACGGACGCCTTGTGGTCGAGGTCGCGGGGGTGGAGACGGTGGTCTCGGCCGGGGACGTCGTGCACGTGCGCTGA
- a CDS encoding biotin carboxylase N-terminal domain-containing protein, translated as MPAIAKVLIANRGEIAVRIIRAARDSGKASVAVYADQDRDCLHARLADEAYALEGTTSAETYLSIDKILSVARRSGADAVHPGYGFLAENAEFARAVIAAGLVWIGPSPEAIEALGDKVTARHVADKVGAPLAPGTPGPVSSADEVIAFAQEHGLPIAIKAAYGGGGRGLKVAREYDEIAEQFESATREAITAFGRGECFVEKYLDKPRHVETQCLADAAGTVIVVSTRDCSLQRRHQKLVEEAPAPFLTPEQNEVLYTSSKAILKDVGYVGAGTCEFLIGADGTISFLEVNTRLQVEHPVSEEVTGIDLVREQFRLAEGGLLEDVDPQPVGHSIEFRINGEDPGRGFLPQPGRIHVFKTFGGPGIRLDSGVTAGDAVSGAFDSLLGKIIVTGRDRAEALERARRALDEFEVAGMPTVLPFHRRVVRDPAFTAEDGRFGVHTRWIETEFDNDIPPWDGEAHVPEPEESRHTVVVEVAGRRLEVSLPDRVVAATKVGRPVAVPPSRRTHATTVMAGASGDAVTSPMQATIVKVAVIDGQQVVKGDLVVVLEAMKMEQPIQAHKDGVIGGIDAQPGNTVSAGHLLLTIT; from the coding sequence ATGCCCGCAATCGCCAAGGTTCTCATCGCAAACCGCGGCGAGATCGCCGTTCGCATCATCCGCGCGGCGCGCGACAGCGGCAAAGCGTCGGTGGCCGTGTACGCCGACCAGGACCGCGACTGCCTCCACGCCCGCCTCGCCGACGAGGCCTACGCGCTAGAAGGCACCACGAGCGCCGAGACCTACCTCTCGATCGACAAGATCCTCTCCGTCGCCCGTCGCAGCGGCGCCGACGCGGTGCACCCCGGCTACGGCTTCCTCGCCGAGAACGCCGAGTTCGCCCGCGCCGTGATCGCCGCGGGGCTGGTCTGGATCGGGCCGTCGCCCGAGGCCATCGAGGCGCTGGGCGACAAGGTCACCGCGCGCCACGTCGCGGACAAGGTGGGCGCGCCACTGGCCCCCGGCACCCCCGGCCCGGTCTCCAGCGCCGACGAGGTCATCGCGTTCGCCCAGGAGCACGGGCTGCCCATCGCCATCAAGGCCGCGTACGGCGGCGGCGGCCGGGGCCTGAAGGTCGCCCGGGAGTACGACGAGATCGCCGAACAGTTCGAATCGGCCACCCGCGAGGCGATCACGGCGTTCGGCCGGGGCGAGTGCTTCGTGGAGAAGTACCTCGACAAGCCGCGTCACGTCGAGACGCAGTGCCTGGCCGATGCCGCCGGCACCGTGATCGTCGTATCCACCCGTGACTGCTCGCTGCAGCGCCGTCACCAGAAACTCGTCGAGGAGGCGCCGGCGCCTTTCCTCACCCCGGAGCAGAACGAGGTGCTGTACACCTCGTCCAAGGCGATCCTCAAGGACGTCGGCTACGTCGGGGCGGGGACGTGCGAGTTCCTCATCGGCGCGGACGGGACCATCTCCTTCCTCGAGGTCAACACCCGCCTGCAGGTCGAGCACCCGGTGTCGGAGGAAGTCACCGGTATCGACCTGGTGCGCGAGCAGTTCCGCCTCGCCGAGGGCGGCCTGCTCGAAGACGTGGACCCGCAGCCGGTCGGCCACTCGATCGAGTTCCGCATCAACGGCGAGGATCCCGGTCGCGGGTTCCTCCCCCAGCCGGGACGCATCCACGTGTTCAAGACCTTCGGCGGACCCGGCATCCGGCTCGACTCCGGCGTCACCGCCGGCGACGCCGTCTCGGGCGCGTTCGACTCGCTGCTGGGCAAGATCATCGTCACCGGCCGCGACCGCGCCGAGGCGCTGGAGCGGGCACGCCGGGCGCTGGACGAGTTCGAGGTCGCCGGCATGCCCACCGTGCTGCCGTTTCACCGTCGCGTCGTGCGGGACCCCGCCTTCACCGCCGAGGACGGCCGGTTCGGCGTGCACACGCGGTGGATCGAGACCGAGTTCGACAACGACATCCCGCCGTGGGACGGCGAAGCACACGTCCCCGAGCCCGAAGAGAGCCGCCACACCGTCGTGGTGGAGGTGGCCGGGCGGCGCCTGGAAGTGAGCCTGCCCGACCGTGTCGTCGCGGCCACGAAGGTCGGGCGGCCGGTGGCCGTACCGCCGTCGCGCCGCACGCACGCCACGACGGTCATGGCCGGCGCATCGGGTGACGCGGTGACCTCGCCGATGCAGGCGACGATCGTGAAGGTCGCCGTGATCGACGGCCAGCAGGTCGTCAAGGGCGACCTCGTGGTCGTGCTCGAGGCGATGAAGATGGAGCAGCCGATCCAGGCGCACAAGGACGGCGTCATCGGCGGCATCGACGCGCAGCCGGGCAACACCGTCTCGGCCGGTCACCTGCTGCTGACCATCACCTGA
- a CDS encoding NAD(P)H-quinone dehydrogenase, translated as MSLSFERTQSVAILGGGPGGYEAALAGVQLGAEVTLIERAGVGGAAVMTDVVPSKSLIATADAAVAISQAGDLGVQLFARGGDGKPLKPEIAINLAAVNKRLLALARQQSDDMRATLVEAGVRIVSGHGRLEGHHAVIVSTGPDGTDFDRIEADTLVVSVGASPRELPSAKPDGKRILTWTQLYDMPSLPEHLIVVGSGVTGAEFAGAYMNLGAKVTLVSSRDHVLPGEDPDAAAVLERVFKRGGMQVLNKARAQKVERSGDGVVVTLADGRTVEGSHCLMAVGSVPNTSGVGLEEAGVQLTDSGHIRVNRVARTSVPNIYAAGDCTSFMPLASVASMQGRMAVFHALGDVVIPLERRRITANIFTAPEIATVGWQQADIEAGRINGVVHTLPLAANPRAKMMGVRDGFVKLLARQGSGEVLGGVIVAPRASELIYPIAIAAERRLTVDQVSRVFAVYPSLSGSITDAARAMHIVDRTTDVEA; from the coding sequence ATGTCCTTGAGTTTCGAGCGCACTCAGTCCGTTGCCATCCTCGGCGGAGGCCCCGGCGGCTATGAAGCAGCGCTCGCCGGAGTGCAGCTCGGCGCCGAAGTCACCCTCATCGAACGCGCCGGCGTGGGCGGGGCAGCGGTGATGACCGACGTCGTGCCGTCCAAGAGCCTCATCGCGACGGCCGACGCCGCCGTCGCCATCTCGCAGGCCGGTGACCTGGGCGTGCAGCTGTTCGCCCGGGGCGGCGACGGCAAGCCGCTCAAGCCCGAGATCGCCATCAACCTCGCCGCCGTGAACAAGCGGCTGCTCGCCCTTGCCCGGCAGCAGTCCGATGACATGCGGGCGACGCTGGTGGAAGCCGGAGTGCGCATCGTCTCCGGCCATGGACGCCTGGAGGGCCACCACGCCGTCATCGTGTCCACCGGACCCGACGGCACGGACTTCGACCGCATCGAGGCGGACACCCTCGTGGTCTCCGTCGGTGCGTCGCCGCGGGAGCTGCCCAGCGCCAAGCCCGACGGCAAGCGCATTCTCACCTGGACGCAGCTGTATGACATGCCCTCCCTCCCCGAGCACCTCATCGTGGTCGGGTCTGGGGTCACCGGTGCGGAGTTCGCCGGCGCCTACATGAACCTCGGCGCGAAGGTGACCCTCGTCTCCAGCCGTGACCACGTGCTGCCCGGTGAGGACCCGGATGCCGCGGCGGTGCTGGAGCGGGTGTTCAAACGAGGCGGCATGCAGGTGCTGAACAAGGCCCGCGCGCAGAAGGTGGAGCGCTCCGGCGACGGCGTCGTGGTCACCCTCGCCGACGGTCGCACGGTGGAAGGCAGCCACTGCCTCATGGCGGTCGGCTCGGTCCCCAACACCTCCGGCGTGGGCCTGGAGGAGGCGGGGGTTCAGCTGACGGACTCCGGTCACATCCGCGTCAACCGCGTCGCCCGCACGTCGGTGCCCAACATCTACGCCGCCGGCGACTGCACGAGCTTCATGCCGCTGGCCTCGGTCGCCTCAATGCAGGGACGCATGGCGGTGTTCCACGCTCTCGGTGACGTCGTGATCCCGCTGGAGCGCCGCCGCATCACGGCGAACATCTTCACCGCCCCCGAGATCGCCACCGTCGGCTGGCAGCAGGCCGACATCGAGGCCGGGCGTATCAACGGCGTCGTGCACACGCTGCCGCTGGCGGCGAACCCGCGCGCGAAGATGATGGGCGTGCGCGACGGGTTCGTCAAGCTCCTCGCGCGTCAGGGCAGCGGCGAAGTGCTCGGCGGCGTCATCGTGGCCCCGCGCGCCTCGGAGCTGATCTACCCCATCGCGATCGCCGCCGAGCGGCGGCTGACCGTCGACCAGGTCTCCCGCGTCTTCGCGGTGTACCCGTCACTGTCGGGCTCGATCACCGATGCCGCCCGCGCGATGCACATCGTCGACCGCACGACCGACGTCGAGGCGTAG
- a CDS encoding TRAM domain-containing protein, whose translation MAIPLGSSDALIDLDVTDVAHGGVFVGRHEGRVVFVPDALPGERARVRLTDVGKASFWRGEVLEVLDASPHRRRHVWRQADVDVAPEQRPGGADFGHIELSHQRALKQHVLTDALQRFGGITMPVTVAPVGADGVDRSAAPTDDDGTGWRTRLSLHVDAEGRVGPYAARSHRVVTVEDHPLAAPDIERVALELPSGEPGRIDLVLPADGRVRILPRPEHHHRAGGRRLRGGSAAKHPAAKNSNPMREVVTERVGEREFRVDAGGFWQVHRFAANALTQLVTEHLGQAYPDGLDPEALHLDLYGGVGLFAAALGDLGGPRSRVISVESDSRATEHAGENLAEWAGARAETGRVDRWLAHWGKDASAKDLARLAQGAVVLDPPRSGAGGEVVSAIAALAPQTIVYVACDPVALARDLATFREAGYTASRIDGLDLFPHSHHVEAVATLNRDQPQR comes from the coding sequence ATGGCTATACCCTTGGGCTCTTCAGACGCCCTCATCGATCTCGACGTCACCGATGTCGCCCACGGCGGCGTGTTCGTCGGCCGTCACGAGGGGCGCGTCGTCTTCGTCCCCGACGCTTTGCCCGGAGAGCGGGCGCGCGTGCGGCTGACCGACGTCGGCAAGGCCTCGTTCTGGCGCGGTGAAGTCCTCGAGGTCCTCGACGCATCGCCGCACCGGCGCCGGCACGTCTGGCGGCAGGCTGATGTCGACGTCGCCCCCGAGCAGCGCCCCGGCGGCGCCGACTTCGGTCACATCGAGCTCTCCCACCAGCGCGCCCTCAAGCAGCACGTCCTCACCGACGCCCTGCAGCGGTTCGGCGGCATCACGATGCCGGTGACGGTCGCACCGGTGGGCGCTGACGGCGTGGACCGCTCCGCCGCGCCGACCGATGACGACGGCACCGGGTGGCGCACCCGGCTGAGCCTGCACGTGGATGCCGAGGGCCGCGTCGGCCCGTATGCCGCCCGCAGCCACCGCGTCGTCACAGTGGAGGATCACCCCCTCGCCGCACCAGACATCGAGCGGGTGGCCCTCGAGCTGCCCAGCGGCGAGCCGGGCAGGATCGACCTCGTGCTCCCGGCCGACGGCCGCGTGCGGATCCTGCCGCGTCCGGAGCACCACCACCGTGCCGGCGGACGTCGCCTGCGCGGTGGCAGCGCCGCGAAGCACCCCGCGGCGAAGAACTCCAACCCGATGCGCGAGGTCGTCACCGAGCGGGTCGGGGAGCGGGAGTTCCGCGTCGACGCCGGCGGGTTCTGGCAGGTGCACCGGTTCGCCGCGAACGCGCTGACCCAGCTGGTCACCGAGCACCTCGGTCAGGCGTATCCCGATGGCCTGGACCCCGAGGCGCTGCACCTGGACCTGTACGGCGGCGTCGGTCTGTTCGCCGCCGCGCTGGGCGACCTCGGCGGGCCCCGCAGTCGCGTGATCAGCGTCGAGTCCGACTCGCGCGCCACTGAGCACGCCGGCGAGAACCTCGCCGAGTGGGCCGGCGCCCGCGCCGAGACCGGTCGCGTGGACCGCTGGCTCGCGCACTGGGGCAAGGACGCATCGGCCAAGGACCTGGCCCGCCTGGCACAGGGCGCGGTCGTCCTCGATCCGCCCCGCTCGGGAGCAGGCGGCGAGGTCGTCTCGGCCATCGCCGCACTCGCGCCGCAGACGATCGTCTACGTCGCCTGCGACCCGGTCGCGCTCGCCCGGGACCTGGCGACCTTCCGGGAAGCCGGCTACACGGCATCCCGCATCGACGGTCTGGACCTGTTCCCCCACTCGCACCACGTCGAGGCGGTCGCCACGCTCAACCGTGATCAGCCGCAGCGATAG
- a CDS encoding Maf family protein has product MRVCLASTSPARLMLLRQAGIEPETASPDVDEDAVIAAVQQAEARTLDAAEHVLLLARRKAADIAERVASVGFDGLVIGGDSMFEIDGEILGKPYTPEAATARWQSMRGRTGILHSGHSVVRVEQGQPPREAHAVAEAAVTFAADITDDEIAAYVATGEPLHVAGAFTIDSLGGPFIDSVHGDPSTVVGMSLPTVRRLARELGVSWPSLWNRS; this is encoded by the coding sequence ATGCGCGTGTGCCTGGCATCCACCTCCCCCGCCCGTCTGATGCTGCTGCGGCAAGCCGGCATCGAGCCGGAGACGGCCTCCCCCGACGTCGATGAGGACGCCGTCATCGCCGCCGTGCAGCAGGCTGAGGCGCGCACACTGGATGCCGCGGAGCACGTGCTGCTGCTGGCGCGCCGCAAGGCCGCCGACATCGCCGAGCGGGTCGCCTCGGTCGGATTCGACGGCCTCGTGATCGGGGGCGACTCGATGTTCGAGATCGACGGTGAGATTCTCGGGAAGCCCTACACCCCCGAGGCTGCCACCGCCCGGTGGCAGTCGATGCGGGGGCGCACCGGCATCCTGCACTCCGGCCACAGCGTCGTGCGGGTGGAGCAGGGACAGCCGCCGCGCGAGGCTCACGCGGTGGCGGAGGCCGCCGTGACCTTCGCCGCCGACATCACCGACGACGAGATCGCCGCGTACGTCGCCACCGGCGAACCGCTGCACGTGGCAGGGGCGTTCACCATCGACAGCCTCGGCGGCCCGTTCATCGACAGCGTCCACGGGGATCCGTCCACGGTGGTCGGAATGTCGCTGCCGACGGTGCGCCGTCTGGCGCGGGAGCTGGGCGTCAGCTGGCCCTCGCTGTGGAACCGCTCGTAG
- a CDS encoding acyl-CoA carboxylase subunit beta: MTDQPDLSTTAGKIADLRNRYQEAVLDAESAAREKQHAKGKLTARERIELLVDPGSFVELDEYVRHRTTAFGMDRSRPYGDSVVTGTGTIHGRTVAVYAQDFSTFGGSLGEVAGDKIIKVMQFALRGGMPIIGMLDSGGARIQEGVVALGKYGEIFRLNTAASGVIPQISLIMGPAAGGAVYSPALTDFVIMVDKTSQMFVTGPDVIKTVTGEDVGMEELGGAYTHNTRSGVAHYLAEDEDDALDYARTLIGYLPDNNMAELPVYENGFEWETTDADRSLNTIIPDSANQPYDIHQVISHLVDGGDFLEVQPLFAPNIVIGFGRMEGRTVGIIANQPSQMAGTLNIEAGEKASRFVRFCDAFSIPIVTLVDVPGYLPGTDQEWTGVIRRGAKLLYAYAEATVPLVTVILRKAYGGAYIVMGSKQLGADVNLAWPTAEIAVMGGQGAVNILYRGEIKRAEQAGEDVAAVRTRLATEYTYNVASPFLAAERGELDGIIEPAQTRVSIAKALRSLRGKRASLPPKKHGNIPL; encoded by the coding sequence GTGACGGATCAACCCGACCTATCGACGACCGCCGGCAAAATCGCCGACCTGCGCAATCGCTACCAGGAGGCGGTCCTCGACGCGGAATCCGCCGCGCGCGAGAAGCAGCACGCCAAGGGCAAGCTGACCGCGCGGGAGCGCATCGAACTGCTGGTGGACCCCGGCTCCTTCGTCGAGCTCGATGAGTACGTGCGCCACCGCACCACGGCGTTCGGCATGGACCGCTCGCGGCCGTACGGCGACTCCGTCGTCACCGGCACCGGCACGATCCACGGCCGCACCGTCGCGGTGTACGCGCAGGACTTCTCGACCTTCGGCGGGTCGCTGGGCGAGGTGGCCGGCGACAAGATCATCAAGGTGATGCAGTTCGCCCTCCGCGGCGGCATGCCCATCATCGGCATGCTCGATTCCGGCGGCGCGCGCATTCAGGAGGGCGTCGTGGCCCTGGGCAAGTACGGCGAGATCTTCCGCCTGAACACCGCGGCATCCGGAGTCATCCCGCAGATCTCCCTCATCATGGGCCCGGCCGCCGGCGGTGCGGTGTACTCCCCCGCCCTGACCGACTTCGTCATCATGGTCGACAAGACCAGCCAGATGTTCGTCACCGGCCCCGACGTGATCAAGACCGTCACCGGCGAAGACGTCGGGATGGAAGAGCTCGGCGGCGCCTACACCCACAACACCCGCTCGGGCGTGGCGCACTACCTCGCCGAAGACGAGGACGACGCCCTCGACTACGCCCGGACGCTCATCGGCTACCTCCCCGACAACAACATGGCCGAGCTCCCGGTGTACGAGAACGGGTTCGAGTGGGAGACGACGGATGCCGACCGGTCGCTGAACACGATCATCCCGGATTCCGCGAACCAGCCGTACGACATCCACCAGGTCATCTCCCACCTGGTCGACGGCGGCGACTTCCTCGAGGTGCAGCCGCTGTTCGCCCCTAACATCGTCATCGGCTTCGGCCGGATGGAGGGGCGCACCGTCGGCATCATCGCCAACCAGCCGTCGCAGATGGCCGGGACGCTGAACATCGAGGCGGGCGAAAAGGCGAGCCGCTTCGTACGGTTCTGCGATGCGTTCTCGATCCCGATCGTGACCCTCGTGGACGTGCCAGGCTACCTCCCCGGCACCGACCAGGAGTGGACCGGCGTCATCCGCCGCGGCGCGAAGCTGCTGTACGCGTATGCCGAGGCGACGGTGCCGCTGGTGACCGTGATCCTGCGCAAGGCCTACGGCGGGGCATACATCGTGATGGGCTCCAAGCAGCTGGGCGCCGACGTGAACCTGGCCTGGCCCACCGCCGAGATCGCGGTGATGGGCGGTCAGGGCGCGGTGAACATCCTCTACCGAGGCGAGATCAAGCGTGCCGAGCAAGCAGGCGAAGACGTCGCCGCGGTGCGCACGCGCCTGGCCACCGAATACACCTACAACGTCGCCTCCCCCTTCCTCGCGGCCGAACGCGGCGAGCTGGACGGCATCATCGAGCCGGCCCAGACCCGGGTGTCGATCGCGAAGGCGCTGCGGTCGCTCCGCGGCAAACGTGCGAGCCTGCCGCCCAAGAAGCACGGGAACATCCCGCTATGA
- a CDS encoding response regulator transcription factor: protein MIRVALIDDHESVRLGLEAACLRTETKDVVFSGSTVTEYLDWRMYSRGAPADVVVLDLTLGDGTTVTENVSRLVSDGSSVIIHSVADRPAIVREALSAGAAGVISKASRIDEVVDAIHTVASGHPLDNVEWASAVEGDRAFADAQLSARERDVLRLYAAGLPLKVVADRLGVAYSTAKENITRVRYKYVEVGRPAPTKVDLARRAMEDGLLTRPTETPGAH, encoded by the coding sequence ATGATCCGGGTGGCACTCATCGACGACCACGAGTCCGTGCGACTCGGGCTGGAAGCGGCGTGCCTACGCACCGAGACCAAGGACGTCGTCTTCTCCGGAAGCACCGTCACGGAGTACCTGGACTGGCGGATGTACAGCCGCGGCGCACCGGCCGACGTGGTCGTGCTGGATCTGACCCTCGGTGACGGGACCACGGTGACCGAGAATGTCTCGCGGCTGGTCAGCGACGGCTCCAGCGTCATCATCCACAGCGTCGCGGACCGGCCGGCGATCGTGCGCGAAGCGCTGTCGGCGGGCGCGGCCGGCGTGATCAGCAAAGCCAGCCGCATCGATGAGGTCGTCGACGCGATCCACACGGTCGCCAGCGGCCATCCGCTGGACAACGTCGAATGGGCAAGCGCGGTGGAAGGCGACCGCGCCTTCGCCGACGCGCAGCTGTCGGCGCGGGAACGCGATGTGCTGCGGCTGTACGCCGCGGGCCTGCCGTTGAAGGTCGTCGCCGACCGCCTCGGCGTGGCGTACTCGACGGCCAAGGAGAACATCACCCGGGTGCGCTACAAGTACGTCGAGGTGGGTCGTCCCGCCCCGACGAAGGTGGATCTCGCGCGCCGCGCGATGGAAGACGGACTGCTCACGAGACCCACCGAGACTCCCGGTGCCCACTGA
- a CDS encoding ATP-binding protein gives MPTETSRRVLAEAHGTFGHTADTAAGMATFTRARVARFTTLAVGAGCIMLGAHALLTALASTEEQPDWHTALMIVVFVPLAAMIIACLIGRGVHLAAGVFAVAYPLALLAWPLATAGSPPSPDSGPWIWLLLNVATVAAVLSFPLPLQVAWIVLVPVQYGVVRLAQAGFAGEFWGPVILDVIYAIILGAVLLTLDRVYRAVATRVDQARVEAVASYAAAAAADAAERERVAVAALMHDSVLAALIAAERADSPREHALAVAMAREALTRLANAEQDVGEGPDAPVGMRELVDALERGSREVGVELHVARSLADENLTVPGRVGRALVLAATQAVANAVEHAAAAGLEVTLTDTAQPGGMVIVVHDHGPGFDLATVPDDRLGIRASINARVAAVGGQARVVPTADGTSVTLEWSPSA, from the coding sequence GTGCCCACTGAGACCAGTCGCCGTGTGCTCGCCGAGGCGCACGGCACGTTCGGGCATACGGCGGACACCGCAGCCGGGATGGCCACCTTCACGCGCGCCCGCGTCGCCCGCTTCACCACCCTCGCGGTCGGGGCCGGCTGCATCATGCTCGGCGCCCACGCGCTGCTGACGGCCCTCGCGTCGACCGAGGAGCAGCCCGACTGGCACACCGCGCTGATGATCGTGGTGTTCGTTCCGCTGGCGGCCATGATCATCGCGTGTCTCATCGGGCGCGGCGTGCACCTGGCGGCGGGCGTGTTCGCCGTGGCGTACCCCCTCGCCCTCCTGGCGTGGCCGCTGGCCACGGCGGGCTCGCCGCCCTCCCCGGACAGCGGCCCGTGGATCTGGCTGCTGCTGAATGTGGCGACGGTGGCCGCTGTCCTGTCGTTCCCGCTGCCGCTGCAGGTGGCCTGGATCGTGCTGGTCCCCGTGCAGTACGGCGTGGTGCGGCTGGCTCAGGCCGGGTTCGCCGGGGAGTTCTGGGGCCCCGTCATCCTGGACGTCATCTACGCGATCATCCTCGGCGCGGTGCTGCTGACGCTGGACCGGGTGTACCGTGCCGTGGCGACCCGCGTCGACCAGGCCCGGGTTGAAGCCGTCGCGTCCTATGCCGCTGCCGCCGCCGCGGACGCCGCGGAGCGCGAACGCGTGGCCGTGGCCGCGCTCATGCACGACAGCGTGCTGGCCGCCCTGATCGCCGCCGAACGCGCTGACTCGCCGCGCGAACACGCCCTCGCCGTCGCGATGGCGCGGGAAGCCCTGACGCGACTGGCCAACGCCGAGCAGGACGTCGGGGAGGGCCCCGACGCCCCCGTGGGGATGCGCGAGCTCGTGGACGCCCTGGAACGGGGTTCGCGCGAAGTGGGCGTCGAATTGCACGTGGCTCGCTCGCTCGCCGACGAGAACCTCACCGTCCCCGGCCGCGTCGGACGCGCGCTGGTGCTGGCAGCGACCCAGGCGGTGGCCAACGCCGTCGAGCACGCGGCGGCGGCCGGCTTGGAAGTCACCCTCACCGACACCGCGCAGCCCGGTGGCATGGTCATCGTCGTGCACGACCACGGTCCCGGGTTCGACCTCGCCACCGTCCCCGACGACCGGCTGGGAATCCGCGCCTCCATCAACGCGCGGGTGGCGGCCGTGGGCGGCCAGGCACGTGTCGTCCCGACCGCGGACGGCACCAGCGTCACACTCGAGTGGAGCCCGTCGGCATGA
- a CDS encoding acyl-CoA carboxylase epsilon subunit, giving the protein MSAPAIEPAGIRVDLSRGAPSDLELAAVVAVVSEAYEREAAAAVVEDAPVRHGWELAARGLRRPLDRAAGWGNSYR; this is encoded by the coding sequence ATGAGCGCCCCGGCCATCGAACCGGCGGGGATCCGCGTCGACCTGTCGCGCGGCGCTCCCAGCGACCTGGAGCTGGCTGCGGTGGTCGCCGTCGTCTCCGAGGCGTACGAACGTGAAGCGGCCGCTGCGGTCGTCGAGGACGCGCCGGTGCGTCACGGGTGGGAGCTGGCCGCTCGCGGCCTGCGGCGGCCGCTGGATCGCGCAGCCGGCTGGGGAAACTCCTACCGCTGA